The stretch of DNA GTAAGGTGCTGGGCGTAGTTATGGAAGAGCAACTGCCGGGCCTGGGTTTGCATCAGGCGCACCAGCATTTCCTGAATGGTAAAACCCGCCAGCACATCCTTCGCGCGGCCCGTGTCGCGGGAGAGCTGCACGAGGCGCTCCAGGGTGCCGGTAAGCTCGGGCGTGTTCCGGAAGTGGGCGTGCTCGGTGGTATCAAGCTGCCAGGGTAAGTGTTCCTCGGCGCGGGGGTACTGCTCGTTGAGCAGGTCAACGGTTTGCCGGATGGTGTCAGTAGAGATGGCCACGGCCAGGCACTGCGTGGGGCGGGCTTCGTCGGCTTCGGGGAAGTCAATCACCATGGTTTGGTTTTCCCCCACTATCACCGACTCGCCGGGCAGGTACTCAAAGGCGGGCTGCCCGGTCAGGTGCATTACCTTCTTGCCGCGCAGCATAGTGGTGAGTACCAGGTTGCCCATGCTTAGCGGCACGCGGTGGGCCGTTTGGTGCGTTTCAAACACGTTCAGCTCAAAAGCTTCCAGTGAGTATACCGTGCGGTTTTCCACGAGAGTGGTGAGCTGCTCAGGGTGGTGCAGCGCAATAGGAGCGGGCAGGTGAGAGGTAGGCATGGGCTGTTCTTGAAACGTTCTTGCCAAAGTAAGCGCACTGAGAATACAAGATAGTGAGTCATCACTTACAGTACCATCAGATTGCGACTATAGGCGGCTTTTGTGCGACGATAGGTGAACCGTAGGTCGGAATAAGAAACCTAGCTTGGACTATCCAAAACCTACAGTCTTACTAGCCCATGGAAACCCTAGAAAAACCCACCACTCTCGTTGATCGGCCCAAGTTCAAGTCTCACTACGACAACTTCATCGGCGGCAAGTGGGTGGCTCCGGTGAAAGGTCAGTACTTCGAAAACCCTTCGCCCATCGATGGGCAAGCCTTCTGTAAAGTAGCCCGCAGCACCAAGGAAGATATTGAGCTGGCTCTGGATGCGGCGCACAAAGCCTTTGAAACCTGGAAGCATTCATCGGCCACCACGCGCAGCAACATGCTCATGAAGATTGCCGACGTGATTGAGCAGAATCTGCAGCACCTGGCCGCCGTGGAGTGCGTGGAGAACGGCAAAGCCATCCGCGAAACCCTTAACGCCGACCTCCCGCTGGTGGTAGACCACTTCCGGTATTTCGCCAGCGTTATTCGGGCCGAAGAAGGCTCTGCTACCGAGCTGAACGAAACGACACTGTCGATGAACATCAACGAGCCCTTGGGCGTGGTAGGCCAGATCATTCCCTGGAACTTCCCGCTGCTGATGGCTACCTGGAAGCTGGCCCCGGCCCTGGCCGCGGGCTGCTGCGTGGTAATGAAGCCCGCCGAGCAGACGCCCGCCTCCATTATGGTGCTCATGGAGCTGATTCAGGACCTGCTGCCACCCGGCGTGGTAAACGTGGTGAATGGTTTCGGGTTGGAAGCCGGCAAGCCCCTGGCCTCGTCGCCGCGCATTCAGAAGGTGTCGTTTACGGGCGAAACCACCACGGGCCGCCTGATTATGCAGTACGCCTCCGAAAATATCATTCCCGTGACGATGGAGCTGGGCGGCAAGTCGCCGAACATCTTCTTCAAATCAGTAATGGATGCCGACGACGACTTCCTGGATAAAGCCATTGAAGGTGCCGTGATGTTTGCCCTCAACCAAGGCGAAATCTGCACCTGCCCCTCCCGTATGCTGGTGCACGAAGATATTTACGACGAGCTGATGCCCCGCGTTATTGAGCGCGTGAAAGCTATCAGGCTGGGTAACCCGCTGGATATGGAAACCATGATGGGTGCCCAGGCCAGCAACGATCAGTTCGAGAAAATCCTGAGTTACCTGGAGATTGGCAAGGCCGAAGGCGCCGAGGTGCTGACCGGCGGCGACGCCTACCAGCAGGAAGACGGGGCCCTGGCCGAGGGCTATTACATTCAGCCTACCGTGTTCCGGGGCCACAACAAAATGCGCATCTTCCAAGAAGAAATCTTTGGGCCGGTGCTGTCGGTGACTACCTTCAACACCACCGAGGAGGCCATTGCCATTGCCAATGATACCCTCTACGGTCTAGGCGCCGGCGTCTGGACCCGCGATGCCCACGAGCTGTACCAAGTGCCCCGCGCTATTCAGGCCGGCCGCGTGTGGGTGAACTGCTACCACGACTATCCCGCGGGTGCCCCATTCGGCGGCTACAAATCGTCGGGCTTCGGGCGCGAGAACCACAAGATGATGCTCTCGCACTACCGCCAGAACAAGAATATGCTCATCAGCTACAGCCAGCAGAAGCTCGGCTTCTTCTAGGCCAGTAACCGCCAGGGGCCCTGGAAAGAACAACGTCTCATTACTGCAGAGTGGTGAGACGTTGTTTCATTTACTTGAGGAATAGCAACTTGCTGCGGTGTAGTGCGTCTTTATTTAAAGAATCCTTTATCCCAGCTAGTATGCATCCTATGCAGTTAGCCGCAATAATCACCGGGCTTAGCAGCCTAACCAGCCTAGCTGCCCACGCGCAAAAATTGCCGGTGCCAGGCCAGAAAAATCCCGACTGGAAGCTGCAAAAGACGGAAGAGCTGTTCACTGCTGAATTGCTAGCCCCGCAGCCCAGGCCAGTGCCCATGCCCTCGCCTAAAACCAGCGGTGGCACCCTCGACAGTGCTGGCAACTGGCACATATGGTATGACCCCGAGCATAATGTTCGGTACAACCTTGAAGAGCAGAAACGCGGGTAGGTGCGAGTGCAGAATCTGGAAACTGGCACCGTCTACACCTATCAACGGGCCCCTAACCGAAGCGGGAAGCTCAAATAAAAGTCAGAGTGGCCTACGCATTAGCCGCTGGTGCAACCCACCTGCCCCCTCCCCTAAAAACTCCGACCTCTCATATGACCACTGAACCCACCCCACGTGTGCTGGTTACAGCCGCTGCCGAAGCTACCATTGACCTGCTGCGCGACGAGCACGGCCCCCTCATGTTTCACCAGAGCGGCGGCTGCTGTGATGGGTCTTCGCCTATGTGCTTTGCCGCTGGCGAGTTTAGGGTAGGCGGTAACGATGTGTGGCTAGGCCAGATTCACGGCTGCGACTTCTTTATGAGCGCCTCTCAGTTTGAATATTGGAAGCACACCCAACTCACCGTCGACGTGACCAAGGGCCGGGGCGCCAGCTTCTCCCTGGAGATTCCGCTGGGGGTGCGGTTTCTGATTCGCTCGCGCCTGTTTACCGAGGAAGAGGCCACGAACATGGCCCCGGTATATGATGGGGAAGAATACCAAGATCGGCCGGGAGCGTAGTAGCTAGTGCTGGATTAATAGCTGAGCTTGTGGTAGTATATACGGAGGCGAAACCGTATAAGCACGTAATAAAACCCGTATTTTCTCCCTGGTAAAAAGGGTGGAGGAGGGCGTATAGCTATAAGGCGGCTACTGGTAATTAGCAGTGGCCTATCTACTTATTCTTTCACCTATCACCTTACCACCTCATGTTTTATCACGACCGAGAACTCCAGTACAAAGTTCGGGTAGACAAGCCCAACCCTGCTTTCGCCCGTATGCTGCAGCAAGCTATTGGCGGCATTGAAGGCGAAATTAGAGTGTGTTTGCAATACATGTTTCAGGCCTGGGGCGCCCGTGGCCCGGTGAAATACCGCGACATGCTGCTGGAAACCGGCACCG from Hymenobacter taeanensis encodes:
- a CDS encoding AraC family transcriptional regulator, whose translation is MPTSHLPAPIALHHPEQLTTLVENRTVYSLEAFELNVFETHQTAHRVPLSMGNLVLTTMLRGKKVMHLTGQPAFEYLPGESVIVGENQTMVIDFPEADEARPTQCLAVAISTDTIRQTVDLLNEQYPRAEEHLPWQLDTTEHAHFRNTPELTGTLERLVQLSRDTGRAKDVLAGFTIQEMLVRLMQTQARQLLFHNYAQHLTSHRFAHVVQYIKQHLTEQLTVEKLSELACMSKATFFRVFKRELGLTPVEYIIQERLAEAKRLLRIPLSTVTDVCFRAGFNNTAYFQKLFKQYEGVTPGLYKKQYGV
- a CDS encoding aldehyde dehydrogenase family protein, producing the protein METLEKPTTLVDRPKFKSHYDNFIGGKWVAPVKGQYFENPSPIDGQAFCKVARSTKEDIELALDAAHKAFETWKHSSATTRSNMLMKIADVIEQNLQHLAAVECVENGKAIRETLNADLPLVVDHFRYFASVIRAEEGSATELNETTLSMNINEPLGVVGQIIPWNFPLLMATWKLAPALAAGCCVVMKPAEQTPASIMVLMELIQDLLPPGVVNVVNGFGLEAGKPLASSPRIQKVSFTGETTTGRLIMQYASENIIPVTMELGGKSPNIFFKSVMDADDDFLDKAIEGAVMFALNQGEICTCPSRMLVHEDIYDELMPRVIERVKAIRLGNPLDMETMMGAQASNDQFEKILSYLEIGKAEGAEVLTGGDAYQQEDGALAEGYYIQPTVFRGHNKMRIFQEEIFGPVLSVTTFNTTEEAIAIANDTLYGLGAGVWTRDAHELYQVPRAIQAGRVWVNCYHDYPAGAPFGGYKSSGFGRENHKMMLSHYRQNKNMLISYSQQKLGFF
- a CDS encoding DUF779 domain-containing protein is translated as MTTEPTPRVLVTAAAEATIDLLRDEHGPLMFHQSGGCCDGSSPMCFAAGEFRVGGNDVWLGQIHGCDFFMSASQFEYWKHTQLTVDVTKGRGASFSLEIPLGVRFLIRSRLFTEEEATNMAPVYDGEEYQDRPGA